One Camelina sativa cultivar DH55 chromosome 3, Cs, whole genome shotgun sequence genomic window carries:
- the LOC109132277 gene encoding uncharacterized protein LOC109132277, with product MSSTSKAWLVAASIGALEASKDQLGICRWNYLIRSVNQRIKNNVRSASQANRFSSSSTTAAASVKDDNKAKQAEESLRTVMYLSCWGPN from the coding sequence atgagttcAACTAGCAAAGCATGGTTGGTGGCAGCAAGCATAGGAGCCTTGGAAGCGTCCAAGGATCAATTAGGCATATGCCGGTGGAACTACTTGATCAGATCTGTGAATCAACGTATCAAGAACAACGTGAGATCCGCTTCTCAGGCGAACAGATTCTCTTCTTCGTCAACCACCGCTGCTGCCTCCGTTAAGGATGACAACAAGGCCAAGCAAGCTGAAGAGTCTCTTAGGACGGTTATGTATTTGAGCTGTTGGGGTCCTAACTAA
- the LOC104777345 gene encoding uncharacterized protein LOC104777345 — translation MAILAIAARFPLLLRLTVPSISSPSSVIYYRRTIPSDGFSNRLRSILRYSSSNGGGSGSGDLTGVNDSVTVVSDVQSPNYLKFTDEELMKQCRLETFRVSGPGGQHRNKRDSAVRLKHLPTGIVAQAVEDRSQHKNRASALNRLRTLLAIKVRNKVDLDAYAPPPELLQILPPKSTIRTSSGSQIGPNNPKFVPGMQALLDVVSASDGSIADSAKLLGLSTGGLSRLILSHDGLRMAVNSMRAAKGMKPLK, via the exons ATGGCGATCCTGGCCATAGCCGCTCGTTTCCCTCTTCTCCTCCGTCTCACTGTCCCGTCTATATCGTCTCCGTCTTCTGTCATATACTATCGAAGAACTATTCCATCCGATGGATTCAGCAACCGGTTACGCTCGATCCTCCGTTATTCGTCGTCCAACGGCGGCGGAAGCGGCAGTGGCGACTTAACCGGTGTTAACGATTCCGTCACCGTTGTTTCAGATGTTCAAAGTCCTAATTACTTGAAATTTACGGATGAAGAGTTGATGAAGCAGTGTAGATTAGAGACATTTAGAGTTTCAGGACCTGGAGGACAACACCGGAACAAACGTGACTCCGCCGTGCGTCTTAAACATCTCCCCACCGGAATCGTAGCTCAGGCAGTCGAGGATCGTTCACAGCACAAGAATCGTGCTTCTGCTTTGAACCGTCTTCGCACGCTCCTCGCCATCAAAG TGAGGAACAAAGTGGACCTTGATGCGTATGCTCCTCCTCCTGAGCTTCTTCAGATTCTACCTCCTAAGTCCACTATCAGAACTTCTTCTGGTTCACAGATTGGTCCCAACAATCCTAAATTTGTACCT GGAATGCAAGCTTTGCTTGATGTTGTTTCTGCTTCTGACGGTTCTATTGCCGATTCTGCCAAATTGCTTGG TTTGAGCACTGGTGGCTTATCTCGTTTGATACTCTCCCATGATGGTCTTCGTATGGCAGTCAATAGCATGAGAGCAGCCAAG GGAATGAAGCCTCTCAAATAG
- the LOC104777350 gene encoding putative clathrin assembly protein At1g33340 — translation MRLDLSSKLRQVLGLAKDHASIGRAIVQNYNEKAFFDIEVAVVRATSHDDCPVDDKTMHEILFLVSNTPGSIPFLAEQVSRRLAKTRDCLVAGKTLLLFHRLLRGSSRSIEQQLHIAHTSGHLQIGCCWFMMSSDPPSFVFLQNYVAYLQERVGWIINQAGKLEPVMSGGTKFSRYKEKSMDLVFHILPKCQEFIAQALKCSPVSYAWPIDNLVQAAIGNILKESFQVYMTYSDGIAALVNMLFDLSRPARDLACGMLKKASQQIQDLRVLYEKCRGFPGMKSLDYPSVQAITMDHIVALEECSSYGGKRNFSVSTNLSDPVTCDERKQENHCADFSSTSLFLFPAETKISMVWVVFDNEDGEETYKQKEQASTGSTRKLQKSE, via the exons ATGAGGCTTGATTTATCTTCCAAGCTTCGGCAAGTTCTTGGCCTCGCCAAGGATCATGCATCTATTGGCAGAGCTATTGTACAAAACTACAATGAAAAAGCGTTTTTTGACATTGAAGTGGCAGTGGTTCGAGCCACTAGCCATGATGATTGTCCTGTTGATGACAAAACCATGCACGAGATACTCTTTCTTGTCTCTAACACCCCGGGCTCCATTCCTTTTCTTGCTGAGCAGGTCTCACGCCGTCTAGCTAAGACAAGAGATTGCTTAGTCGCCGGTAAAACTCTGTTACTTTTCCACCGTCTCTTGCGTGGTAGCAGTCGAAGTATCGAGCAGCAATTGCATATTGCACACACCTCAGGTCATCTCCAAATAGGTTGCTGCTGGTTCATGATGAGCTCAGATCCTCCATCCTTCGTTTTTCTGCAGAACTATGTAGCTTATCTCCAAGAAAGAGTTGGATGGATCATCAACCAAGCTGGTAAGCTCGAACCTGTTATGTCTGGTGGTACAAAATTTAGCCGATACAAAGAGAAGTCCATGGACCTGGTGTTCCACATCTTACCGAAGTGCCAGGAGTTCATTGCACAGGCGTTGAAGTGTTCACCGGTTTCTTATGCCTGGCCTATAGATAACCTGGTTCAAGCAGCTATAGGCAACATCTTGAAAGAGAGTTTCCAAGTCTACATGACGTATTCCGATGGGATAGCCGCACTGGTTAACATGCTCTTTGATCTTTCAAGACCCGCAAGAGATTTAGCTTGCGGAATGTTGAAGAAAGCTTCTCAGCAGATTCAAGATCTCCGCGTACTATATGAAAAGTGTAGAGGATTCCCCGGTATGAAAAGCTTGGATTACCCATCTGTGCAAGCCATTACAATGGATCATATCGTAGCACTAGAGGAATGCTCAAGCTATGGAGGCAAAAGAAATTTCTCTGTCTCCACCAACCTAAGTGATCCAGTCACTTGCGATGAacgaaaacaagaaaaccaTTGCGCCGATTTTTCATCAACCAGTCTTTTCTTATTTCCAGCGGAGACCAAAATCAGTATGGTTTGGGTTGTTTTTGAcaatgaagatggtgaagaaacaTACAAGCAAAAAGAGCAAGCTTCAACAGGGAGTACAAGAAAGTTGCAGAAGTCAG agTAA
- the LOC104779053 gene encoding 22.0 kDa heat shock protein-like translates to MKQIYLSMLGFFFITLFLGKIKTTEGSLPSAFDTPGSLLADLWRDRFPDPFRVLEQIPLGIERDQSVALSPVRVDWKETPEEHVIRLDVPGMKKDEVKIEVEENRVVRVSGERKREEEKEGDHWHRVERSHGKFWRQFRMPDNVDLDSVKAKLDNGVLTITINKLSPEXCDERKQENHCADFSSTSLFLFPAETKISMVWVVFDNEDGEETYKQKEQASTGSTRKLQKSGRGH, encoded by the coding sequence ATGAAGCAAATCTATCTTTCTATGTtaggttttttctttataactcTGTTCCTCGGAAAGATCAAAACAACTGAAGGGTCCTTGCCATCTGCATTCGACACTCCGGGAAGTCTACTAGCTGATCTCTGGCGAGATCGGTTTCCTGATCCTTTCAGAGTCTTGGAGCAAATCCCATTAGGTATTGAGAGGGATCAGAGCGTGGCTCTGTCTCCTGTACGAGTAGACTGGAAAGAAACACCAGAAGAGCATGTGATCAGGCTCGATGTACCAGGAATGAAGAAGGATGAGGTGAAGATAGAAGTGGAGGAGAATCGAGTTGTGCGAGTAAGCGGtgagaggaaaagagaagaggagaaagaaggaGATCACTGGCATAGAGTGGAGAGATCACATGGCAAGTTCTGGAGACAGTTTAGGATGCCTGATAATGTGGATTTGGACTCCGTCAAAGCCAAGCTTGATAACGGAGTACTCACCATTACCATCAACAAGCTTTCCCCAGAAANTTGCGATGAacgaaaacaagaaaaccaTTGCGCCGATTTTTCATCAACCAGTCTTTTCTTATTTCCAGCGGAGACCAAAATCAGTATGGTTTGGGTTGTTTTTGAcaatgaagatggtgaagaaacaTACAAGCAAAAAGAGCAAGCTTCAACAGGGAGTACAAGAAAGTTGCAGAAGTCAGGTAGAGGTCACTGA